A window of the Vibrio ostreae genome harbors these coding sequences:
- a CDS encoding 3'-5' exonuclease, which yields MNWLTRRYWHHRLQGSPYQALFTKPESQVFVSLDCETTSLDPKRAELVTIAATKIIDNRILTSQPFEVRLRAPQSLDSGSVRIHRMRHQDLADGLSEKEALSRLIEFIGNHPLVGYHIRYDKTILDIACRKHFGFPLPNDLIEVSQIYHDKLERHLPNAYFDLSLDAICRHLDLPLQDKHDALQDAIAAALVFVRLTKGDLPTFTSPS from the coding sequence ATGAACTGGCTAACGCGCCGCTACTGGCATCACAGACTGCAAGGCTCCCCTTATCAGGCACTGTTTACCAAGCCTGAGAGTCAGGTGTTTGTGTCGCTCGACTGCGAAACCACCAGCCTGGATCCCAAACGCGCCGAACTGGTCACCATAGCGGCGACCAAAATTATTGATAACCGTATTCTTACCAGCCAGCCGTTTGAAGTACGGCTGCGCGCCCCGCAGTCGCTCGATTCCGGTTCAGTACGCATCCATCGTATGCGCCATCAGGATCTGGCCGACGGCCTGAGCGAAAAAGAGGCGCTGAGCCGCCTGATTGAGTTTATCGGCAACCATCCTCTGGTCGGCTATCACATTCGCTATGATAAGACGATTCTCGATATTGCCTGCCGTAAGCATTTCGGCTTTCCGCTGCCTAACGACCTGATTGAAGTCAGCCAGATCTACCATGACAAACTGGAACGCCACCTGCCCAATGCCTATTTTGATCTCAGCCTGGATGCCATCTGCCGCCATCTTGATCTGCCGCTGCAGGACAAACATGACGCGCTGCAGGACGCCATCGCCGCTGCGCTGGTGTTTGTACGTCTGACCAAGGGCGATTTGCCCACCTTCACCTCTCCGTCCTGA
- the aroQ gene encoding type II 3-dehydroquinate dehydratase, producing MSAKLRILVLNGPNLNLLGLREPAHYGSNTLEQIVAKLQQQAESADVELEHLQSNREYELIEAIHQAYGKVDFIIINPAAFTHSSVALRDALLGVAIPFIEVHLSNVHAREPFRHHSYLSDKAQGVICGLGAQGYEFALSAAIRALQTK from the coding sequence ATGTCAGCAAAATTACGCATTCTGGTACTAAATGGTCCAAACTTGAACTTATTAGGCTTGCGCGAGCCAGCCCACTACGGTTCAAACACGCTGGAACAAATTGTAGCTAAGCTGCAGCAACAGGCAGAAAGCGCTGACGTTGAGTTGGAACATCTCCAGTCGAATCGCGAATATGAGCTTATCGAAGCCATTCACCAGGCTTACGGTAAAGTGGATTTCATCATTATCAATCCGGCCGCATTCACCCATAGCAGCGTAGCGCTGCGTGATGCTCTGCTGGGCGTAGCGATTCCCTTTATCGAGGTGCATTTGTCAAATGTACATGCTCGTGAACCGTTCCGTCATCACTCCTACCTGTCTGATAAAGCACAGGGCGTGATTTGCGGCTTAGGTGCACAAGGTTATGAATTCGCTTTGTCTGCTGCCATTCGTGCGCTGCAAACAAAGTAA
- the acs gene encoding acetate--CoA ligase: MSEAHIYPVKANIKANTHADNDTYLAMYQQSVSDPEGFWSEHGKIVDWIKPFTQVKNTSFDTGHVDIRWFEDGTLNVSANCIDRHLAERGDEVAIIWEGDDPADDKTLTFNQLHREVCRFSNALKAQGVRKGDVVCLYMPMVPEAAVAMLACTRIGAVHTVVFGGFSPEALAGRIIDSDAKLVVTADEGVRGGRAVPLKKNVDEALTNPEVKNISKVIVFQRTGGDVAWHEHRDVWWHDAVASVSDVCPPEEMNAEDPLFILYTSGSTGKPKGVLHTTGGYLVYATMTFKYVFDYQPDDIFWCTADVGWITGHTYLIYGPLANGAKTILFEGVPNYPSTARMSEVVDKHQVSILYTAPTAIRALMAKGDEAVQGTSRSSLRIMGSVGEPINPEAWEWYYKTIGNETSPIVDTWWQTETGGILITPLPGATELKPGSATRPFFGVQPALVDNSGDIIEGAAEGNLVILDSWPGQMRTVYGDHERFEQTYFSTFKGMYFTGDGARRDEDDYFWITGRVDDVLNVSGHRMGTAEIESALVAFDKIAEAAVVGVPHDIKGQAIYAYITLNDGVFPSADLHKEVKDWVRKEIGPIATPDVLHWTDALPKTRSGKIMRRILRKIATGDTSNLGDTSTLADPSVVDKLIAENQQLN, encoded by the coding sequence ATGAGTGAAGCCCACATTTATCCGGTCAAAGCGAACATCAAAGCGAATACCCATGCAGATAACGATACCTACCTGGCGATGTACCAGCAGTCTGTCTCTGATCCGGAAGGGTTCTGGAGTGAACACGGCAAAATTGTCGATTGGATCAAGCCATTCACCCAAGTAAAAAATACCTCATTTGATACCGGCCATGTCGACATCCGCTGGTTTGAAGACGGCACCCTCAACGTGTCGGCCAACTGTATTGACCGCCATCTGGCTGAGCGCGGTGACGAAGTGGCCATCATCTGGGAAGGCGATGATCCGGCCGACGACAAGACTCTGACGTTTAATCAGCTGCACCGCGAAGTGTGCCGCTTCTCCAACGCACTGAAAGCTCAGGGCGTTCGCAAAGGCGATGTGGTGTGTCTCTACATGCCGATGGTGCCGGAAGCCGCCGTGGCGATGCTGGCCTGTACCCGTATCGGTGCGGTGCATACCGTGGTCTTCGGCGGCTTCTCTCCGGAAGCACTGGCCGGGCGTATCATCGACTCCGATGCCAAACTGGTCGTGACTGCCGATGAAGGCGTGCGCGGCGGACGCGCAGTACCGCTGAAGAAAAACGTGGATGAAGCCCTGACCAATCCGGAAGTAAAAAACATCAGCAAAGTCATCGTATTCCAGCGCACCGGCGGCGATGTCGCCTGGCATGAGCATCGCGACGTGTGGTGGCATGATGCCGTCGCGAGCGTTTCTGATGTCTGTCCGCCGGAAGAGATGAACGCCGAAGATCCGCTGTTTATCCTGTATACCTCAGGCTCAACCGGCAAACCAAAAGGCGTACTGCACACCACAGGTGGTTATCTGGTGTATGCGACCATGACGTTTAAATACGTCTTTGATTACCAGCCTGACGATATTTTCTGGTGTACCGCGGATGTGGGCTGGATCACCGGCCACACTTACCTGATTTACGGACCACTTGCCAACGGCGCCAAAACCATCCTGTTTGAAGGTGTGCCCAATTATCCAAGCACAGCACGCATGAGCGAAGTGGTCGACAAACACCAGGTCAGCATTCTTTACACTGCGCCAACCGCAATCCGTGCGCTGATGGCGAAAGGTGACGAAGCGGTCCAAGGCACTTCCCGCAGCAGCCTGCGTATCATGGGCTCGGTGGGTGAACCGATTAACCCGGAAGCCTGGGAGTGGTACTACAAAACCATTGGTAATGAAACATCACCGATTGTGGATACCTGGTGGCAAACGGAAACCGGCGGCATCCTGATCACGCCGCTGCCGGGCGCAACCGAACTGAAACCAGGCTCAGCCACTCGTCCGTTTTTCGGCGTGCAACCCGCCTTGGTTGATAACAGCGGTGACATCATTGAAGGCGCAGCCGAAGGTAACCTGGTGATCCTCGATTCATGGCCGGGCCAGATGCGCACCGTGTACGGCGATCACGAACGCTTCGAGCAAACCTACTTCTCCACCTTTAAAGGCATGTACTTTACCGGTGACGGCGCACGCCGTGATGAAGACGATTACTTCTGGATTACCGGCCGGGTCGATGACGTCCTCAACGTGTCCGGACACCGCATGGGGACTGCAGAAATCGAATCCGCGCTGGTGGCGTTTGACAAGATTGCGGAAGCCGCTGTGGTCGGCGTTCCACACGATATCAAGGGACAGGCGATTTACGCTTACATTACTCTCAATGACGGCGTGTTCCCGAGCGCGGACCTGCACAAAGAAGTCAAAGACTGGGTACGTAAGGAAATCGGCCCAATTGCCACCCCGGATGTCCTGCACTGGACCGATGCACTGCCAAAAACCCGCTCAGGAAAAATCATGCGTCGTATCCTGCGCAAGATTGCCACCGGCGATACCAGTAACCTGGGTGATACCTCAACTCTGGCCGATCCAAGCGTGGTCGACAAACTGATTGCCGAAAATCAACAGCTGAATTAA
- the accB gene encoding acetyl-CoA carboxylase biotin carboxyl carrier protein, producing MDIRKIKKLIELVEESGIAELEISEGEESVRISRNGVAPVAPIQYAAAPAPVAAPAPAAAPVAAPAEAPAAKVQTGHMVLSPMVGTFYRSPSPDAASFIEVGQKVSVGDTLCIVEAMKMMNQIEADKSGVVTEILVEDGQPVEFDQPLVVIE from the coding sequence ATGGATATTCGTAAAATCAAGAAGCTTATCGAATTGGTTGAAGAGTCTGGCATTGCTGAGCTGGAAATTTCAGAAGGTGAAGAATCGGTACGCATCAGTCGTAACGGCGTTGCACCAGTAGCACCGATTCAGTACGCAGCGGCGCCTGCGCCAGTTGCGGCACCAGCTCCTGCAGCAGCACCAGTGGCGGCACCAGCAGAAGCTCCAGCTGCTAAAGTGCAAACTGGTCACATGGTTCTTTCTCCAATGGTTGGTACGTTCTACCGCTCTCCAAGCCCGGATGCGGCGTCATTCATCGAAGTCGGTCAGAAAGTTTCTGTTGGCGATACGCTGTGTATCGTTGAAGCGATGAAAATGATGAACCAAATCGAAGCGGACAAATCTGGTGTGGTAACTGAGATCCTGGTAGAAGACGGCCAGCCAGTAGAATTCGACCAGCCGCTTGTAGTCATCGAATAA